A segment of the Sphingopyxis sp. OAS728 genome:
CCGAAAGCAGGAAAGCGACCCATTTGGCATAGTCGGCCGCGCTGACCTGCAAGCCGCCCATCGCATTGAACGCGCCGTCGACCATCTCGGGCTCGGCGGTCCAGCGCTCATTTTCCCAGCGATAGCCGAGCGCGTAACGTGCCTTGGGCGCTTTGGGCGCATCGAAGCCGCTGCTCGTCATGCCAAGCGGGGTCAGGATCGTTTTCTGGACATAGGCCGTGTACGTCATGCCCGAGGCGTTGGCGACGATGCGGCCGAGCAGCGCGTAGCCGAAGTTCGAATATTCGTGGCTACTCTGCGGCACGCGGCTGAACGGTACACCCGCCGCGATCATCTTCGTGAACTCGTCCTGCGGCAGTATCTGTTGGCGGTCGCCCCATGGATCGTCGGTGACGAAGCCGCCGACATGCTGGAGCAGGTCCCTGATCCGTATGCGCGGGCTATCCTTCGTCGGATAGGTCCAGCCCTTCATTTCGGGCACATATTGCTCGGCCAGATCGTCGAGCCGGAGCTTGCCGTCGTCGCGCAATTTCAGGATCGACAGCGCGGTGAAGGCCTTGGTCATCGACGCGATGCGGAACAGGCTGTCGGGGGTCACCGCGCCCTTGTCGGCGATATTCTGGACCCCGATGCCCTTCACATAGGCAAGCTTGCCGTCCTTGACGACGCCATAGACGACGCCGGGCACATGCTGCTCGGCCTGGAATTTGGCGAAGAGCGCGTCGATTTCAGGAACGAGTTGGTCGAGGGTTTTCGGGGCGACCTCCTGCGCCTGCGCAGAAAGTGGAGCCAAAAGCAGGGCGAGGAAAAGACCGGTTTTCAAGCGCATGAAATCCCCCTTCAGTATGTCATGGGGCTATCATTTGCGCCCTATCGTCGCAACATCGCTATCGGGCGCGGCCGGTGCGCAGCGCGATCGCCCAATCGCTTCGCCCTTCGACCTCCGCCTTGCGCGCGGCCGCCTGATGGTCATAAGCGACGGCGACCAGATCGACATGAAGCGTGTCGCCGTCGACCACGGCATAGCGCGCCGCGGGCGATCCGGTTTCCATCACATGATAGTGCGGCCGGTCCCAGTCATAGGCGGGCAGCCCGACGCTGCCCGGATTGGCAACCGTACGCCCGTCGGACAGCTTCACCTGAAGCGGAACGTGGGTATGTCCGCACAGGACAAGCCGTTCGCTGCGGCCGACCACGCGCGCGGCGACGGCGTCGGCCGGCGTATCGCTTACTCCCGCTTCGTCCACGTCGTGGAGCATATAGTCGAGATCGCTGTGGAGCGTCCCGTGGCACAGATAGATGTCGGGCCGCCACGCGAGCACCGGCGGCAGCGTCCGGAGCCACGCACGTTCGCCCTCGCCGATCGCAGCGTCGGCAAAACGGTCCGAATCGCCCATTTGATCTCGCGTCTGCGTCAGCAGCTGGCGCTCATGGTTGCCGGCGATCGTCGGCCATTCGAGCGGGCGCAGATAGGCGGCGGTTTCGACCGGCCATAACGGCCCCGACAGGATATCGCCCAGATTGATGAATGTGTCGCAACCGCGCCGTTTCGCATCGTCGACGCAGGCTTCCAGCGCCGGGAGATTGCCATGGATGTCGGAAAGAACCGCTATCCGGCTCATTCGACATAGTCGCTGGAAATCACCACCTGCTCGCCCCATTCGGGAACGGCCTTGTCGTTCATCGGCACCATGAAGCGCTTGCCGTCGGGTTTCGCGATTTCGAGAATGTCGCCGGCGCCGAAATTTTCGACCGCAACGACTTCGCCGACGGTGCGCCCGTCGGTGGACACGCACGGCAGGCCGAGCAGGTCGTGGTGGTAATATTCGCCCTCGCCCAGCGCGGGCAGCGCCGAGCGCGGCACCGTGAGCACCGTTCCGCGCAAGGCCTCGGCAGCACTGCGGTCGGTGATTTCGGCGAAGGTTGCGACCGCGCCCTGATTGGCGGGACGTATCGATTTGAGGGTCAGCTTGCGGTCGCCCGCGTCGAAAACGGAAAAGGCGCGGAGAGCCTCCGCGCCTTCGCCGAACAGTTTGAGACGCACCTCGCCCCGCACCCCGTGCGCGCCGGCGATGGCGGCGAGGGTGACGGGACGATCGGCGTTCATAAAGGCTTAGCCTTCGGCCTTTTCTTCGGCTTCGGGAGCAACCGGGCCGCCTTCGGCGACTTCTTCGGCGATCGCGGTCGCGTCGTCGGCGGTCGCGTCGGCCGGGGCTTCGTCGGCGACGGCTTCGGCAACGGCTTCGGCGGTTTCTTCGCTCTTCACCGAACCGGTCGAATCCGATTCAGCGGCTTCGGGAGCGGCAGCTTCTTCGGCCACGACTTCTTCAGCGGCCACTTCCGGAGCGGCTTCTTCAGCAGCTTCGGGTTCCGGGGCCGGAGCGGCGGCAGCGGCTGCTGCGGCTTCTTCGGCGTCAGCCAGCTTCTGGGCCTTTTCTTCGGCACGTTCCTTGGCCTTTTCGCCGGGGACACCCTTGTTCGGATTGTTGCGCGCGGCGCGCTCGAGGACGCCCGCGGCGTCGAGGAAGCGGGCGACGCGATCGGTCGGCTGCGCGCCAACCGAAACCCAGTGCTTCGCACGGTCGGCGTCGAGCTTCACGCGCTCCGGATTGTCCTTGGCGAGCAGCGGGTTGTAGCTGCCGATCCGCTCGATGAAGCGGCCGTCGCGCGGGCTGCGCGAATCGGCGACGACGATCTTGTAATAGGGACGCTTTTTCGAACCGCCGCGTGCGAGGCGAATGGAGGTTGCCATGATATTTTCCTTCAGGGTTTAATGTTCAAATTCGGGTGTAATTACTTCTTTTTATTCATCAGATTGGCGAGTTCGGGCGGGATGGAGCCGCCTCCACCAAGACCGGGGAGGCCACCGCCACCCATTCCGCCCATTCCGGGAATGCCGCCGCCCTTGCCGAACAGCGCGCCGAGCCCCTTGAGCCCGCCCATCTTGCGGATTTTCTTCATCGCGCTGGCCATTTCCTGGTGCATCTTCAGCACCTTGTTGACCTGCTGCACGGTGGTACCCGAGCCGTTGGCGATGCGGATCTTGCGCTTCGCGGTCAGGATTTCGGGCTTCGCGCGCTCTTTCGGGGTCATCGAACCCATGATCGCGTCGAAGTGGATGAGCATCTTGTCGTCGGCGGCGCCCGCCGCCATCTGCGCCTGCGCCTTCTTGATCCCGGGGATCATGCCCGCGAGCGCGCCGAGGCCGCCCATGCGGCGCATCTGGTTCAATTGCGTACGAAGGTCATTGAGGTCGAACTGGCCCTTGGCCATCTTCGCCGCCATCGCCTCGGCCTCTTCGGCCTGGATCGTTTCGGCGGCGCGTTCGACAAGGCTGACGACGTCGCCCATGCCGAGGATGCGGCCCGCGATACGCGAGGGCTGGAAGAGTTCGAGCCCGTCGAGCTTTTCGCCTGTGCCCGCGAACTTGATCGGCTTGCCGGTGACGGCGCGCATCGATAGCGCGGCACCGCCGCGCGCGTCGCCGTCCATGCGGGTGAGCACGACGCCGGTGAGCGGCACCTGATCGGTGAAGCGCTGCGCGACCTGCACCGCGTCCTGACCCGTCAGGCTGTCGACGACGAGCAAGGTTTCGGCGGGGTTCGCGGCACGCGACACCGCCTGCATCTCGTCCATCAGCTGCTGGTCGACGTGGAGACGGCCCGCGGTGTCGAGCATCAGGACATCATAGCCCTGCAGCTTCGCGGCCTGCATGGCGCGCTGCGCGATTTCGACCGGCTGCTGCCCCGCGACGATCGGCAGCGTCGCGACGTCGATCTGGGTGCCGAGGACGGCAAGCTGTTCCTGCGCGGCGGGGCGATTGACGTCGAGCGACGCCATCAACACCTTCTTGCGCTCTTTTTCCTTCAGCCGCTTCGCGATCTTCGCGGTGGTCGTCGTCTTACCCGAGCCCTGAAGACCGACCATCATGATGACGGCGGGCGGGGTAACGGCAAGGTCGAGCTCTGCGGTTTCGGAGCCGAGCATTTCGGTCAGCGCGTCGCTGACGATCTTGACGACCTGCTGCCCCGGGGTGACCGAGCGCAGGACATTCTGGCCGATCGCGAGTTCGGTGACCTGGTCGACGAAACTGCGCACGACCGGCAGCGCGACGTCGGCCTCGAGCAAGGCGATTCGCACTTCGCGCATCGCGGCGCGCACGTCGGCCTCGGTCAGCGCGCCGCGGCCGCGGAGCTTCCCGAAAACATCGCCAAGCCGGTTGCTCAGACTATCGAACACAGCCAAAATCCCTGCCTACAACGCCCGCAACGCAAAACACGCCGGTGAGCGAAACCTCGCCAACCAGCGGTATCCGTGGACAGACTTTCCGTCGCGGATGTCGATATGTCCGAACGCAAAATGCGCGCGGACGCGGCGGCCTTTACGCAAAACCCCCGCCGAAAGCAAGCGGCGGGCCGTCCCGTGCGCGCGAACGGCACGGCGGCGACGCACTTAACCCAAATTTCACCGCTTTCTCTCATAAAGCCCGCGAGGGTGGGAAAAATTCATATGACAGCGACGCCGAAGCAATTCGACCGCAGCGAGGGCGCCAAACGCGACATCATAGCCGGGGGCATTGTTGTCGCCGCGATCCTGCTGTTCGTGGGGACGGGCAGCAATGTGATGCAGGCGGCCGTGCGCGCGCTGATCGGCATCGGCGGCGGCCCCGACCGCGCGCTGGCGACGGCGCTCATCCTCAATGTTGCGCTCATTCTCTTCGGCTGGCGCCGCTACAAGGATCTCAACCGCGAAATCGTCGAGCGTACCGAGGCAGAACAGCGCGCGCGCTATCTTGCCGACACCGATCCGCTGACGGGTTTCCTCAATCGCAGGGCGCTGCTCGCGGCGGGCCAGCGGCAGATCGCGACCGCGATCGCAGAAAAGCGTCAGGTCGCGCTGTTCCTGCTCGATCTCGACCATTTCAAGACCGTCAACGACATCCACGGCCATGCCGCGGGCGACCGTGTGCTGCAGGTCGCCGCCGAGCGCATCTCGGCCGTGCTGCCGCCCAATGCCACCAAGGCGCGGCTCGGCGGCGACGAATTTGTCGCGATGCTGGTGTTCGAGCCTGCAGCGCGCGCCGACATCGACGCGCTGGCGGCCGAACTCGTCGCGGCGCTCGACAATAATATCACGCATGACGCGCAGCAAATCCGCATCGGCGCCTCCCTCGGCATCTCGCTCGCCAACGACGCCAGCATGACGATGGAAACGATGGTCCGCCAGGCCGACATCGCGATGTATCATTGCAAGGACGAAGGCCGGAACCGCTTCTGCTGGTTCGAACAGGGAATGGAGATGGCCGTGCAGGTGCGCAACCAGATCGAAACCGGCATCCGCGATGGCATGCCGCGCGGCGAGTTCGTCCCGCATTTCGAACCGCAGGTCGACATCGCGAGCGGACGCCTGATCGGTTTCGAGATGCTGATGCGCTGGGAATCGCCCGAATATGGGATGATCCCGCCCGAACGCTTCATCCCGGTCGCCGAGGAAAGCGGCTTGATCGGCGAATTGTCGCTGCAGGTGATCCGCGAGGCGATGGAAATCGCCAAACGCTGGGATCCGTCGATCATGCTCGCGGTCAACATTTCGCCGCAGCAGCTGAAAGATCCGTGGTTCAGCCAGAAGCTCACCAAGCTGCTCGTCGAGGTTGGATTCCCGGCGGCGCAGCTCGAGGTCGAGATTACCGAAAGCTCGCTGTTCGAAAATCTGCCGCTGGTGCGCTCGATCGTCACCAGCCTCAAAAATCAGGGCGTGTCGCTCAGCCTCGACGATTTCGGCACCGGCTACAGCTCGCTGTCGCACCTGCGCGCGCTGCCGTTCGACCGGATCAAGATCGACCGCAGCTTTGTCGCCGCGATGCGCGGCAGCCCCGATGCGCAGGCGATCGTCGTCGCGATCGTGCGGCTGGGCGAAAGCCTGGCGATGCCGATCACCGCCGAGGGTGTCGAGGACGAGGCGACCGCGATCGAACTGACGCGGCTCGGCTGCTCGAAGGGACAGGGCTGGTATTTCGGCCGCGCCGCATCGGCGTCCGACACCGACCGGCTTCTGGCGGAGCGCGGCCTGCTGCGCGCGCCGATGGTGCCGCCCGCCGGCCCCGAACTCGGCGAAGACGCCCCGCTGCGCAAGACGGCCTGACACCGCCGCATCGCTAGACTTCGCGCCCGCGCCCCCTTACATGCGCGGACTATGGCAGACCGCTTCACCAAGATGCATGGCCTCGGCAACGATTTTGTCGTGATCGACGCACGCGAGCATAGCGTCGAGATGACGCCGGCGCGCGCGCATGCGATCGCCGACCGGCGCCACGGCATCGGGTGCGACCAGCTGATCCTGCTCGAACCGTCGAACAGCGCCGATGTGAAGATGCGGATCTTCAACGCCGACGGCGGCGAGGTCGAGGCGTGCGGCAATGCGACGCGCTGCGTCGCGACTTTGATCGGCAAGCCCGCGGTGATCGAGACCCTGGGCGGGATGCTGCGCGTTACACCGGCCGACGGCGGCGCCGAGGTCGTGCTGGGCGAGCCCGAATTCGACTGGGAGCATATCCCGCTCGCGATGCCGATGGACACGCGCGACATGCCCGTCGCGTGGGACGAGCTGGAGCATGGCGCCGGGGTCAATGTCGGCAATCCGCACATCGTCTTTTTTGTGCCCGAGGCCGATGCGGTCGCGCTCGACGAGCTCGGCCCGCGGATCGAGACCGACCCGCTTTTCCCCGAACGCGTCAACGTCAATGTGGCGAGCCTCGACGGCGAGAACCAGCTGCAGCTGCGCGTCTGGGAACGCGGCGTGGGCCTGACGCAGGCGTGCGGCACCGGCGCGTGTGCGACTGCCGTCGCGGCGATCCGCGCGGGGCTGGTCCAGTCGCCGGTGACGGTGTCGCTGCCCGGCGGCGACCTCGTCATCCGCTGGGCGCCCGGCGAACCGATCGTGATGAGCGGCGCCGCGACGCGCGTGTACGAGGGCGAGACCGACTGGGCGCAGTTCGGATGAGCGCCTCCCTCGTCGACCGGCAAGAGGTCGTCAATTTCGGTTGCCGGCTGAACATCGCCGAGGGCGAAGGGGTTCGTGCGGCCGTCAAGGCCGCGGGCGCTCGCGACACCATTGTCTTCAACAGCTGCGCGGTGACCGACGAAGCGGTGCGGCAGGCGCGGCAGGCGGTACGGCGCGCGCTGCGCGAGCGGCCGGGCGCCGAGGTTGTGGTGACCGGGTGCGCGGCGGAATTGGAGCGCGATGCCTTCACGGCGCTGGGCGCGCGGGTGGTGTCGAATGACGCGAAGGGGCTTGCGCAGAGTTATGGTGGCGCGGCGGCCGAGGCCGGCGTTCGACCTTACGCCCCCGCCCTCTCCGGCGCCGATCATGCGCGCGCCTTCCTCGGCGTCCAGACCGGCTGCTCGCATAGCTGCACCTTTTGCGCGACGGTGCTGGCGCGCGGGACGGCGCGATCGGCGGACATCGATGCGGTGGTCGCATCCGCGCAAACCGCGCTGGGTCGCGGGCAGCGTGAGATCATCCTGACCGGGGTCGACCTTGCGAGCTATGGCGACGATAGCGGCACGACATTGGCCACGCTGGTCGAGGCTTTGCTGGCGCTGCCGGTCGAACGCCTCCGCCTGTCGTCGCTCGACCCGGACCGGATCGACGACGCGCTCTTCGCCTTGCTCACGCAGGAAAAACGCGTGATGCCGCATATCCATCTGTCGCTACAGGCGGGCGACGATATGGTACTGACGCGCATGAAGCGCCGCCATCGCCGCACCGACGCCGTCGCGCTGATCGAGCGATTGAAGGCAGCGCGCCCAGAGATCGCGATCGGTGCCGATCTGATCGCGGGTTTCCCGACCGAGGATGACGCGATGTTCGCCAACTCGCTGGCGCTGATCGACGATTGCGACATCGTTTTCGGCCATATCTTTCCTTACAGCCCGCGCGCCGGCACGCCCGCCGCGCGGATGCCGCAGGTCGGTCGCGCCATCGCGCGCGAGCGCGCCGCCGCCTTGCGCGAGGCCAATGCGCGGCGGCGGCAGGACTGGCTCGATGCGCAGCTCGGCCGCACCGCATCGATGCTCGTCGAGCGCGACGGCATCACGGGCCATGCCGAAAATTTCGCCGCCGTGACGCTGACCGCACCCGCGGCGCCCGGCACCATCATTGACGTGCGCCTCGGCGCACGCGACGGCGACCGCATGATCGCCACCCATACGCAAGCAAAGGACATCGCCGCATGACCGGCAAAAGCTGGAGTGAAAGGCTGCTCGGCGGATTTCGCCGCACGTCGGAGCGGCTTGGCGAGAATCTCGCCGGTCTGACCGGCAAGGCACGGCTCGATGAGGATGATCTCGACCGCATCGAGGAAGCGCTGATCACCGCCGACCTCGGGCCCGCGATGGCCGACCGCATCCGCAGCCGCCTCGCCGAACGCCGCGACATCGCCGCGAACGGCACCGAGGAACTGCGCAGAATCGTCGCCGAGGAAATCGCCGCGGTGCTGCGCCCGGTCGCCGAACCGCTCGACATCGACGCCTTTCCGCGCCCGCAGGTCATCCTGGTGATCGGGGTCAACGGGTCGGGCAAGACCACGACGATCGCCAAGCTCGCGCACCTGTTCCAGGAACAGGATTATGGCGTGATGCTCGTCGCGGGCGACACCTTCCGCGCCGCCGCGATCGGGCAACTGAAGGTCTGGGCCGAACGGCTCGGCGTGCCGATCATGGCGGGGCCCGAGGGCGGCGATAGCGCCGGCATCGTGTTCGACGCGGTGAAACAGGCGACCGCGACGGGCATCGACGTGCTGATCGTCGACACCGCCGGCCGCCTCCAGAACAAGCGCGAGCTGATGGACGAGCTCGCCAAGATCAAGCGTGTACTCGGCCGTCTCAACCCCGCGGCGCCGCACGACGTCGTGCTCGTGCTCGACGCGACGACGGGGCAGAATGCGCTGTCGCAAATCGACGTGTTCCGCGAGGTCGCGGGCGTGACGGGCCTCGTCATGACCAAGCTCGACGGCACCGCGCGCGGCGGCGTCCTCGTGTCCGCCGCCGAGCGCCACGGGCTTCCCATCCATGCGATCGGCATCGGTGAAACCATCGACGACCTTCGCCCGTTCGATGCGGACGAGATCGCAGCTATTATTGCAGGAAATATCAGATGAGCGACCAGCTCCCGACGGGCCCCGAAGCCGTCCCGGCACCGCCGCCGGCGAAGCATGGCATGCTCAATTTCGTGATCGATTTCGGGCCTTTGCTCGTCTTCTTCCTCGCCTATAAATTCTCTTCCGGCGGCGAAGGCGCGTTCGCGGCGACGACCGCGGCAATCAAGGGCACCGTGGCGTTCATGGTCGCGATCGTCATCGCGATGATCGTGTCGAAATGGAAGCTCGGCAAGATTTCGCCGATGCTGTGGATGTCGAGCATCCTCGTGCTCGGTTTTGGCGCGCTGACAATCTGGTTCCACGACGAGCGTTTCATCGTGATGAAGCCCACGATCATCTACGCCAGCTTTGCCGTGCTGCTGCTCGGCGGTTACTGGTTCAAGAAGCCGATGCTCAAATATCTGCTGCAATCGGCGCTCGAAGGGCTCACCGACCGCGGCTGGCTGCTCCTCTCGCGCAACTGGGGGCTCTTCTTTGCCGCGCTCGGCATCGCCAACCATGTCATGTACGAGATGATCCAGGCGAAGCAGATGAGTTTCGACCTGTGGCTGACGATCAAGGTGTGGGGCGTCACCGCCCTCTCCTTCCTCTTCACCTTCAGCCAGGTTCCCGTGATGCTGAAGAACGGCCTTGCCGTCCCCGAACAGGCGGCCGCCGACAAAAATTGATGCATTTCCTCGCTGTGCTGGCATAGCTGCGTCACCGGCTCCGGGTCGCACGCGGCGCCGCGATAAACAGGGGGAACTGCAATGGACAAATTTTTCGGAAATCTGCACGCCGTGTTGGGCACCGGGCTGGTGCTCGCGATCATATTGATGCTGTGCCTCAACGGCCAGAATTTCGAGGACGGGGTTGCCGCGGGCAACGCGATCCTGCGCTGGCTGCACACCTTCTTCGGCGTGCTGTGGATCGGCCTGCTCTATTATTTCAACTTCGTCCAGATTCCGACGATGCCGAAGATCCCGGCCGAACTGAAACCCGCAGTCGGCAAGCATATCGCACCCGCCGCGCTGTTCTGGTTCCGCTGGGCGGCGCTGATCACCGTGCTGCTCGGCCTCGCGATCGCGGGTCATGCAAAATATCTGGCGCCCGCGCTCGGGCTGCAGGATCCGTATAAGCTGATCGGCGTCGGCATGTGGCTGGGCCTGATCATGGCGTTCAACGTCTGGTTCGTGATCTGGCCGAACCAGAAGAAGGCGCTGGGCATCGTCGAAGCCGACGATGCGACGAAGGCGAAGGCCGCGAAGACCGCGATGATCTTTTCGCGGACCAACACCTTGCTGTCGATCCCGATGCTCTATGCGATGGTGAACTTCAGCTAAGCCTGCCGACAATATCGCAAGGGGCGCTCCGGGAAACCGGGGCGCCCTTTTCGTATCAGCCCTCGATCGCCGCCTTGTGCATGCGGCCGTTCATCACATAATGCGCGACGCCCATCTGCATGCCCGCAGCCTGCGCATCGTCGATCTCGCGCACGCGCCGTGCGGGCGATCCGGCCCAGAGCTCCCGCGTCGGGATTTCCTTATTCTCGGTCAGCAGAGCGCCCGCGGCGAGCATCGCGTCGCTGCCGATCCGACAGCCGTTCATCACCGTCGCCTTCAGCCCGACGAACGCCCGGTCGGCGAGCGTGCAGCCGTGCACCATCGCCATATGGCCGATCAGCACATCCTCGCCGATGATCGTCGGGAAGCCGTCGGGGCGGTGCGGCATCGGGCCGTCGCAATGGACGACGCTGCCGTCCTGGATGTTCGATCGTGCGCCGACGACGATGTGGCTGACGTCGGCGCGCAGCACGCAATTATACCAGATGCTGACGTCGGGGCCGATCGTGACATCGCCGATGATCCGGCACCCGGGCGCGATGAAGGCGCTCGGATGGATCACAGGCGTCTTGCCGTTGACGCTGATGATGCTCACGTCCTGATAGGTCATTCGTCGCGGCCTCCGATGATATTCTTCCAGATCAGCACCGGCAGCGTCGAGGCATAATCGTCGGTCCAGCGGGTGAAGCCGGGGCGCGCGTCGAGCGGCACCCAAGTGTCGAGGTCGCGCGATTCCTTGCGCGGACGGATGCCGCCGGTCAATTGCTGCATCCGCTCTGGCGTCGCGGTCAGCGCGACCCAGTTCGATCCGGTCAGGTCGCCATATTCGTCGCCGATCGGGCCCGGGTCCATGCGGATCGCGCTCGTCCAGCCGCGCGCTTTCGCTTCCGCAGCCAGCACCGGCTCGAGATCGAAGAAGCGATTCGAGATATGGATGAGCAATATGCCGTCGGGCTTCATGGCGCGCGCATAGATGCCGATCGCTTCCTTGGTCAGCAGGTGCAGCGGGATCGCGTCCGACGAAAAGGCGTCGATGACGATGACGTCGAAGTGGCCGGCGGGCTGGTTGGCGAGTTGGAGCCGCGCGTCGCCGATGACGATCGGCGTGTCGCCGGCGCAATCGGTGAGGAAGGTGAATTTCGACGGATCGCGCGCGATGTCGACCATCACCGGGTCGATTTCGAAGATCGTCCAGTGCTGACCGGGCTTGCGATAGCAAGCAAGCGTGCCGGCGCCGAGCCCGACGATGCCGACCGAAGCATTCGGGCCGGCGAGCTGCCCCGCCTTGTCGAGCGTCAGCCCGACCCCCGACTGATGACCATAATAGGTCGTCGGATCGCGCCGGTGCGCGGCGTCGGTGCGCTGGAGGCCGTGAAGCGTCGTGCCATGCGCGAGGCGACGCTGGTTCGATGCGGGATAGTCGGTGACGGTGTAGACGCCGAAATAGCTGCGCACGCGCGCGCCGGCGAAGCTTTCCTGGATCGTGTCCCAACCACCGACGCCGATCATCAGCAATGCGAGCACGGGCACATAGGCCCAGCGCCAGCCGATGACGAGCATGCCGATGACAAAGATCGCGATACCCCACGACGTCGTCGCGCTGTCGAGCCGGCCGGTCCAGTCGCCGACCATATGCCAGGCACCGAAAGCGGCAACCACGACGAACATAAGCGCGACGGCGCGCGCAGTCTTCGCTTCAAGCCCAAGCCACTTGTCCCACGGGAAGAGCGCGGGGAGCGGCAGCAGCAGCCCGGCGGCGAGGATCAGGATCGGATGCTCATACACCCAGTCGAAGATCAGCGGCGCGAACAGCGCGGCGAACAGCCCGCCGAGCACGCCGCCCGCCGACATGATGAGGTAGAAGAGCGTCAGGTGCTGCGCGCCCGGGCGGAGATGATAGAGGTAGCCGTGGAGCGCGGTCGCGACGACGAAGAGCATCGCGAGGCTGGCGAGCGCGACCATCATCGACCCGCCGCCCGAGCTCAGCAGTCCGAGCCCGCCGACCGCGAGCAGCACGACGGGCGCGACCAGCGTGATGATCTGCGTCGGCCGCTCCATCGTCGAAAAGGCGATGACGAAGCTGAGCAGATAGAGCCCCAGCGGGAGCACCCAGAGCAAGGGCATTGCGACGATGTCGGTGGTGAGGTGCGTCGTCGTCGACAGCATCAGCCCCGATGGCACCGCCGCGATCAGCAGCCAATGGATCTGGCGGCGGAGCGTCGGGCGCGGTTCGTCGTCGGCGGCGGCGTGGGCTTCGGCGCCGCCATGCCAGCGTGCTGCGGCCGCCCCGGCGACGAGCAGGACGAGCAGCGCATAACCCGCGGTCCAGCCCCAGCTCTGCGCCGCGAGCGGCAGCGTCGGCTCAACGAGCGCAGGATAGCTGATGAGGCCCGCGAAGCTGCCGAGGTTGGAGGCGGCATAGAGATAATAGGGATCGCCCGCGCGGGTA
Coding sequences within it:
- the dapF gene encoding diaminopimelate epimerase, with product MADRFTKMHGLGNDFVVIDAREHSVEMTPARAHAIADRRHGIGCDQLILLEPSNSADVKMRIFNADGGEVEACGNATRCVATLIGKPAVIETLGGMLRVTPADGGAEVVLGEPEFDWEHIPLAMPMDTRDMPVAWDELEHGAGVNVGNPHIVFFVPEADAVALDELGPRIETDPLFPERVNVNVASLDGENQLQLRVWERGVGLTQACGTGACATAVAAIRAGLVQSPVTVSLPGGDLVIRWAPGEPIVMSGAATRVYEGETDWAQFG
- a CDS encoding metallophosphoesterase family protein — protein: MSRIAVLSDIHGNLPALEACVDDAKRRGCDTFINLGDILSGPLWPVETAAYLRPLEWPTIAGNHERQLLTQTRDQMGDSDRFADAAIGEGERAWLRTLPPVLAWRPDIYLCHGTLHSDLDYMLHDVDEAGVSDTPADAVAARVVGRSERLVLCGHTHVPLQVKLSDGRTVANPGSVGLPAYDWDRPHYHVMETGSPAARYAVVDGDTLHVDLVAVAYDHQAAARKAEVEGRSDWAIALRTGRAR
- the rimM gene encoding ribosome maturation factor RimM (Essential for efficient processing of 16S rRNA), which translates into the protein MNADRPVTLAAIAGAHGVRGEVRLKLFGEGAEALRAFSVFDAGDRKLTLKSIRPANQGAVATFAEITDRSAAEALRGTVLTVPRSALPALGEGEYYHHDLLGLPCVSTDGRTVGEVVAVENFGAGDILEIAKPDGKRFMVPMNDKAVPEWGEQVVISSDYVE
- a CDS encoding MiaB/RimO family radical SAM methylthiotransferase, with the protein product MSASLVDRQEVVNFGCRLNIAEGEGVRAAVKAAGARDTIVFNSCAVTDEAVRQARQAVRRALRERPGAEVVVTGCAAELERDAFTALGARVVSNDAKGLAQSYGGAAAEAGVRPYAPALSGADHARAFLGVQTGCSHSCTFCATVLARGTARSADIDAVVASAQTALGRGQREIILTGVDLASYGDDSGTTLATLVEALLALPVERLRLSSLDPDRIDDALFALLTQEKRVMPHIHLSLQAGDDMVLTRMKRRHRRTDAVALIERLKAARPEIAIGADLIAGFPTEDDAMFANSLALIDDCDIVFGHIFPYSPRAGTPAARMPQVGRAIARERAAALREANARRRQDWLDAQLGRTASMLVERDGITGHAENFAAVTLTAPAAPGTIIDVRLGARDGDRMIATHTQAKDIAA
- a CDS encoding serine hydrolase domain-containing protein, which codes for MRLKTGLFLALLLAPLSAQAQEVAPKTLDQLVPEIDALFAKFQAEQHVPGVVYGVVKDGKLAYVKGIGVQNIADKGAVTPDSLFRIASMTKAFTALSILKLRDDGKLRLDDLAEQYVPEMKGWTYPTKDSPRIRIRDLLQHVGGFVTDDPWGDRQQILPQDEFTKMIAAGVPFSRVPQSSHEYSNFGYALLGRIVANASGMTYTAYVQKTILTPLGMTSSGFDAPKAPKARYALGYRWENERWTAEPEMVDGAFNAMGGLQVSAADYAKWVAFLLSAWPARDDADNGPVKRSTVREIAQGSNFVSVTNRIGASGATACKQAGAYGMGWRVAQDCDLGLTLAHGGGYPGYGSHVMLMPDHGVGVFALSNRTYAGPSGPAWDTAVAMDKAGLLETRPVPVSPAVADAYAAARAAYAAGDLGPLQGRLAMNFLLDRSADNWKTEFAKLKAEVGACPTDEPLAPSGAMSTAFRLNCEKGKLDGQLLLAPTTPVTIQALRLRVVPPEAR
- the ffh gene encoding signal recognition particle protein, with product MFDSLSNRLGDVFGKLRGRGALTEADVRAAMREVRIALLEADVALPVVRSFVDQVTELAIGQNVLRSVTPGQQVVKIVSDALTEMLGSETAELDLAVTPPAVIMMVGLQGSGKTTTTAKIAKRLKEKERKKVLMASLDVNRPAAQEQLAVLGTQIDVATLPIVAGQQPVEIAQRAMQAAKLQGYDVLMLDTAGRLHVDQQLMDEMQAVSRAANPAETLLVVDSLTGQDAVQVAQRFTDQVPLTGVVLTRMDGDARGGAALSMRAVTGKPIKFAGTGEKLDGLELFQPSRIAGRILGMGDVVSLVERAAETIQAEEAEAMAAKMAKGQFDLNDLRTQLNQMRRMGGLGALAGMIPGIKKAQAQMAAGAADDKMLIHFDAIMGSMTPKERAKPEILTAKRKIRIANGSGTTVQQVNKVLKMHQEMASAMKKIRKMGGLKGLGALFGKGGGIPGMGGMGGGGLPGLGGGGSIPPELANLMNKKK
- a CDS encoding putative bifunctional diguanylate cyclase/phosphodiesterase, producing the protein MTATPKQFDRSEGAKRDIIAGGIVVAAILLFVGTGSNVMQAAVRALIGIGGGPDRALATALILNVALILFGWRRYKDLNREIVERTEAEQRARYLADTDPLTGFLNRRALLAAGQRQIATAIAEKRQVALFLLDLDHFKTVNDIHGHAAGDRVLQVAAERISAVLPPNATKARLGGDEFVAMLVFEPAARADIDALAAELVAALDNNITHDAQQIRIGASLGISLANDASMTMETMVRQADIAMYHCKDEGRNRFCWFEQGMEMAVQVRNQIETGIRDGMPRGEFVPHFEPQVDIASGRLIGFEMLMRWESPEYGMIPPERFIPVAEESGLIGELSLQVIREAMEIAKRWDPSIMLAVNISPQQLKDPWFSQKLTKLLVEVGFPAAQLEVEITESSLFENLPLVRSIVTSLKNQGVSLSLDDFGTGYSSLSHLRALPFDRIKIDRSFVAAMRGSPDAQAIVVAIVRLGESLAMPITAEGVEDEATAIELTRLGCSKGQGWYFGRAASASDTDRLLAERGLLRAPMVPPAGPELGEDAPLRKTA